Proteins encoded by one window of Panicum virgatum strain AP13 chromosome 7N, P.virgatum_v5, whole genome shotgun sequence:
- the LOC120683745 gene encoding probable metal-nicotianamine transporter YSL10 yields the protein MARRREEEDEDEDEALESVERVFEGRAVPGWREQVTLRALAVSALLGAMFSVIVMKLNLTTGIIPSLNVSAGLLGFFLLTSWTKLLDKAGVASVRPFTRQENTVVQTCVVACSGIAFSGGFGSYMFAMSERISEQSGETLDEHNIKNPGLGWMIGFLFIVSFLGLFSVVPLRKIMIIDYKLIYPSGTATAHLINSFHTPQGAKLAKRQVKTLGKFFAGSFTWGFFQWFYTAGEGCGFMAFPTMGLEAYRQKFFFDFSATYVGVGMICPYLVNASVLLGGVVSWGIMWPLIDQKKGDWYPANLKPSSLRGIVGYRVFVSIALILGDGLYNFLKVMTKTVSALVVQVRRMMSEPTLPISDMAFQTADDTFDDKRRTELFLKDQIPNTLALGAYAVIAVVSVATVPHIFHQLRWYHVAVSYVIAPVLAFCNAYGCGLTDWSLATTYGKLAIFTVGAWAGASEGGIIAGLAACGVMIGIVSTASDLTQDFKTGYMTLASPRSMFVSQVIGTAMGCVIAPSVFWLFYNAFRDIGMPGSEYPSPNALVYRNMAILGVQGLGSLPRHCPDLCIAFFVAAIAINLARDLAGPRAAAYIPLPMAMAIPFYLGPYFGIDMCIGSLVRLAWDRLDPARAKAFAPPVASGLICGDGIWTLPQSVLALAGVKPPICMKFLSRSANVEVDAFLRGKKH from the exons ATGgcgaggaggagagaggaggaggacgaggacgaggacgaggcgtTGGAGTCGGTGGAGCGGGTGTTCGAGGGGCGGGCGGTGCCCGGGTGGCGGGAGCAGGTGACGCTGCGGGCGCTGGCGGTGAGCGCGCTCCTGGGCGCCATGTTCAGCGTCATCGTCATGAAGCTCAACCTCACCACCGGGATCATCCCCTCGCTCAACGTCTCCGCGGGGCTCCtcggcttcttcctcctcacgtCCTGGACCAAGCTGCTCGACAAGGCCGGCGTCGCCAGCGTCCGCCCATTCACCCGCCAGGAGAACACCGTCGTGCAGACGTGCGTCGTCGCCTGCTCCGGTATCGCCTTCAGCG GTGGATTTGGAAGTTACATGTTCGCGATGAGCGAGAGGATCAGCGAGCAGTCGGGGGAaaccttggacgagcacaacaTCAAGAACCCCGGTTTGGGCTGGATGATCGGGTTCCTCTTCATCGTCAGCTTCCTCGGCCTCTTCTCTGTGGTGCCCCTCAGGAAG ATAATGATCATCGATTACAAGCTCATCTACCCGAGTGGCACTGCAACTGCCCACCTCATCAACAGCTTCCACACTCCCCAGGGCGCCAAGCTTGCCAA GAGGCAGGTCAAGACGCTGGGGAAATTCTTCGCCGGCAGCTTCACATGGGGCTTCTTCCAGTGGTTCTACACCGCCGGCGAGGGCTGCGGCTTCATGGCCTTCCCGACGATGGGACTCGAGGCCTACAGACAGAA GTTCTTCTTCGACTTCTCGGCGACGTACGTCGGCGTCGGGATGATCTGCCCTTACCTCGTGAACGCCTCCGTCCTGCTGGGAGGAGTGGTCTCGTGGGGCATCATGTGGCCGCTCATCGATCAGAAGAAGGGCGACTGGTACCCCGCCAACCTGAAACCCAGCAGCCTCCGTGGCATCGTCGGCTACCGGGTGTTCGTCTCCATCGCGCTGATCCTGGGCGACGGCCTCTACAACTTCCTCAAGGTGATGACCAAGACGGTGAGCGCGCTGGTGGTGCAGGTGCGCCGGATGATGTCGGAGCCGACGCTCCCCATCTCCGACATGGCGTTCCAGACGGCGGACGACACGTTCGACGACAAGCGGCGCACGGAGCTGTTCCTCAAGGACCAGATCCCCAACACGCTGGCGCTGGGCGCGTACGCGGTGATCGCCGTAGTGTCCGTCGCGACGGTGCCGCACATCTTCCACCAGCTCCGGTGGTACCACGTGGCGGTCTCGTACGTGATCGCGCCCGTGCTGGCCTTCTGCAACGCGTACGGGTGCGGGCTCACGGACTGGTCCCTGGCCACGACGTACGGCAAGCTGGCCATCTTCACGGTGGGCGCCTGGGCGGGCGCGTCGGAGGGCGGCATCATCGCGGGGCTGGCGGCGTGCGGCGTCATGATCGGAATCGTCTCCACGGCGTCGGACCTGACCCAGGACTTCAAGACTGGGTACATGACGCTGGCGTCGCCGCGCTCCATGTTCGTGAGCCAGGTGATCGGCACGGCCATGGGGTGCGTGATCGCGCCGTCCGTGTTCTGGCTCTTCTACAACGCGTTCCGCGACATCGGCATGCCGGGGTCGGAGTACCCGTCCCCGAACGCGCTGGTGTACCGCAACATGGCGATCCTGGGCGTGCAGGGGCTGGGGTCCCTGCCCCGGCACTGCCCGGACCTGTGCATCGCCTTCTTCGTGGCGGCCATCGCCATCAACCTGGCGCGCGACCTCGCGGGGCCCCGGGCGGCGGCCTACATCCCGCtgcccatggccatggccatccCCTTCTACCTCGGCCCCTACTTCGGCATCGACATGTGCATCGGCAGCCTGGTGCGCCTGGCGTGGGACCGCCTGGACCCGGCGCGGGCCAAGGCCTTCGCGCCGCCCGTGGCGTCGGGGCTCATCTGCGGCGACGGGATCTGGACGCTGCCGCAGTCGGTGctggcgctcgccggcgtcaaGCCGCCCATCTGCATGAAGTTCCTGTCGCGCAGCGCCAACGTCGAGGTCGACGCGTTCCTGCGCGGCAAGAAGCACTGA
- the LOC120683393 gene encoding gibberellin-regulated protein 11-like: MAAPSGRDRVASALLLLLLLVLGAAETTEANAAVDPNQERQVPWSAAPAPSPMNINCRSACASRCALSSRPNLCNRACGSCCARCNCVPPGTSGNYHMCPCYAAITTRGGRPKCP; this comes from the exons atggcggcgccgtccgGCCGGGATCGTGTCGCCTCCGCgctccttctcctcctgctGCTTGTTCTGGGCGCCGCGGAGACTACTGAGGCCAACGCCGCCGTTGATCCCAACCAGGAGCGTCAG GTGCCGTGGAGTGCTGCGCCTGCACCCTCCCCCATGAATATCA ACTGCCGGAGCGCGTGCGCGTCGCGGTGCGCGCTGTCGTCGCGGCCGAACCTGTGCAACAGGGCGTGCGGGTCCTGCTGCGCGCGCTGCAACTGCGTGCCGCCGGGCACCTCCGGGAACTACCACATGTGCCCCTGCTACGCCGCCATCACCACCCGCGGCGGCCGCCCAAAGTGCCCCtga